The following proteins come from a genomic window of Lycium ferocissimum isolate CSIRO_LF1 chromosome 4, AGI_CSIRO_Lferr_CH_V1, whole genome shotgun sequence:
- the LOC132052399 gene encoding large ribosomal subunit protein eL34 isoform X1: protein MVQRVTYRKRHSYATKSNQHRVVKTPGTNPTSLLLLFVMIHPILTTTPSIPGGKLVYQTTKKRASGPKCPVTGKRIQGIPHLRPTEYKRSRLSRNRRTVNRAYGGVLSGGAVRERIVRAFLVEEQKIVKKVLKIQKTKEKLAAKS from the exons ATGGTGCAGAGAGTGACTTACAGGAAGCGCCATAGCTATGCCACCAAATCCAACCAACACCGTGTCGTCAAAACCCCTGGTACTAATCCTACTTCTTTACTTTTATTATTTGTGATGATTCATCCCATTTTAACtactactccctctatcccaggTGGGAAGTTGGTGTATCAGACAACCAAGAAGAGGGCTAGTGGTCCTAAGTGCCCCGTCACTGGAAAGAGGATTCAGGGG ATTCCACATTTGAGACCAACAGAGTATAAGAGATCCAGATTGTCTAGGAACAGGAGGACTGTGAATCGTGCCTATGGTGGAGTTTTGTCTGGAGGAGCAGTGAGGGAAAG gattgtccgaGCTTTCTTGGTGGAAGAGCAAAAAATTGTTAAGAAGGTTTTGAAGATCcaaaaaaccaaagaaaaattGGCAGCTAAGAGCTAA
- the LOC132052399 gene encoding large ribosomal subunit protein eL34 isoform X2, translating into MVQRVTYRKRHSYATKSNQHRVVKTPGGKLVYQTTKKRASGPKCPVTGKRIQGIPHLRPTEYKRSRLSRNRRTVNRAYGGVLSGGAVRERIVRAFLVEEQKIVKKVLKIQKTKEKLAAKS; encoded by the exons ATGGTGCAGAGAGTGACTTACAGGAAGCGCCATAGCTATGCCACCAAATCCAACCAACACCGTGTCGTCAAAACCCCTG gTGGGAAGTTGGTGTATCAGACAACCAAGAAGAGGGCTAGTGGTCCTAAGTGCCCCGTCACTGGAAAGAGGATTCAGGGG ATTCCACATTTGAGACCAACAGAGTATAAGAGATCCAGATTGTCTAGGAACAGGAGGACTGTGAATCGTGCCTATGGTGGAGTTTTGTCTGGAGGAGCAGTGAGGGAAAG gattgtccgaGCTTTCTTGGTGGAAGAGCAAAAAATTGTTAAGAAGGTTTTGAAGATCcaaaaaaccaaagaaaaattGGCAGCTAAGAGCTAA
- the LOC132053959 gene encoding glutathione S-transferase U10-like: MPKLNSIWSRNQLQEKMQEENKLTLLANNSPHSKRVELALKIKGIFLEFVRNKSPSPTQPNSQKGTVLIHNGRAIVESLVIIEYIDKTWKHEPKLLSIEPYDRARVFLGWLHPTAYPRSCFPREKHRKACEKLWERQQVLEEGVKGRKIHREQWDALDIIMAATLYAYKAQEEVLAVKILHSYLPG, encoded by the exons ATGCCAAAACTAAACAGCATCTGGAGCAGAAATCAGTTACAAGAGAAGATGCAAGAGGAGAACAAGTTAACGCTTCTAGCAAACAATAGCCCACATTCGAAGAGAGTTGAACTTGCTCTCAAGATCAAAGGCATATTTTTAGAGTTTGTGCGAAACAAGAGTCCTTCTCCAACACAACCCAATTCACAAAAGGGTACCGTGCTGATTCACAATGGTAGAGCTATTGTGGAATCACTTGTCATCATTGAATATATCGATAAAACTTGGAAGCATGAACCTAAACTACTGTCAATAGAGCCTTACGACAGAGCCAGAGTGTTTCTGGGCTGGTTACATCCAACTG CATATCCAAGATCATGTTTTCCCAGGGAGAAGCACAGGAAAGCATGTGAAAAACTGTGGGAGAGACAACAAGTGCTGGAAGAAGGAGTGAAAGGTCGCAAAATCCACAGAGAACAGTGGGATGCTCTGGATATCATAATGGCTGCAACACTATATGCTTACAAGGCTCAGGAAGAGGTTCTTGCCGTGAAGATTCTCCACTCATATCTTCCTGGGTGA
- the LOC132053960 gene encoding probable methyltransferase PMT2 gives MNRWAANLDHWATVASWGAYLFKKNVLTMSFAPRDSHEAQVQFALERGVPAVIGVLGTIKLPYPSRAFDMAHCSRCLIPWGANDGLYMMEVDRVLRPGGYWVLSGPPINWRINYQAWQRPKEELEEEQRKIEEMAELLCWEKKHEKGEIAMWRKRVNNEYCRERDSHVTLCESSNAENVWYKKMEACVTPYPETTNSDEVAGGELKPFPDRLNTVPPRIASGSVAGLSVESFKEDSKLWKKHVNSYKRVNKILDNGRYRNIMDMNAGLGSFAAALESPKLWVMNVVPTIAEQDTLGVVYERGLIGIYHDWCEAFSTYPRTYDLIHANGVFSLYKDKCNAEDILLEMDRILRPEGAVILRDNVDVLTQVKRIATSMRWNTKMVDHEDGPLITEKVLFAVKRYWVVGDNSSSVLD, from the exons ATGAA cCGTTGGGCTGCTAATTTGGACCATtgggcaacg GTTGCAAGTTGGGGTGCATACCTTTTCAAAAAGAATGTTCTAACGATGTCCTTCGCGCCTAGAGACTCGCATGAAGCTCAAGTTCAATTTGCTTTGGAAAGAGGTGTTCCAGCAGTTATTGGTGTTCTTGGAACCATAAAATTGCCATATCCATCTAGAGCTTTTGATATGGCGCATTGTTCACGTTGTTTGATTCCTTGGGGTGCAAATG ATGGACTGTACATGATGGAGGTTGACCGAGTGCTCAGACCAGGGGGCTACTGGGTACTTTCAGGTCCTCCAATCAACTGGCGGATTAATTATCAAGCATGGCAACGTCCCAAAGAAGAGCTGGAGGAAGAACAGAGAAAGATTGAAGAAATGGCTGAACTTCTCTGCTGGGAAAAGAAGCATGAGAAAGGTGAGATTGCCATGTGGAGAAAAAGAGTAAACAATGAGTATTGCAGGGAACGAGATTCTCATGTAACTTTATGCGAATCCTCAAATGCAGAAAATGTCTG GTATAAGAAGATGGAGGCATGTGTAACTCCTTATCCTGAGACAACTAATTCAGACGAAGTTGCTGGTGGGGAACTTAAGCCGTTTCCAGATAGACTTAATACTGTTCCTCCGAGAATAGCAAGTGGATCTGTCGCTGGATTATCTGTTGAGTCATTCAAGGAGGACAGCAAGTTATGGAAAAAGCACGTGAATTCTTATAAGAGAGTTAATAAAATCCTCGACAATGGGAGGTATCGAAATATAATGGATATGAATGCTGGCCTTGGAAGTTTTGCTGCAGCACTTGAATCACCCAAGTTATGGGTCATGAATGTTGTGCCAACGATAGCTGAACAAGACACTCTTGGAGTTGTATATGAACGAGGCTTGATTGGAATATATCACGACTG GTGTGAAGCCTTCTCGACGTATCCTCGGACCTATGACCTTATTCATGCAAACGGAGTTTTCAGCTTATACAAAGACAA ATGTAATGCTGAAGACATTCTACTTGAGATGGATAGGATTCTTAGACCAGAAGGTGCAGTCATATTGCGAGACAATGTAGATGTCCTCACCCAAGTGAAAAGAATCGCGACCAGTATGAGGTGGAACACAAAAATGGTGGATCACGAGGATGGTCCTTTGATCACTGAAAAGGTTCTATTTGCTGTCAAAAGATATTGGGTCGTAGGTGATAATAGCTCATCTGTCTTGGATTGA
- the LOC132054615 gene encoding protein PHYTOCHROME KINASE SUBSTRATE 3-like, with product METDDNATSRVASFSCYLSNPEDQSFIHKLGGTYDELYPNKAPTIKTSSNKTQDNLPNLHVESFSTYLKAEGDNFAFKTTGAAPVQDPTIAFVFPQQALAGSQKHHERTKSKDGELSIFGADKYFNMKLEYGAAVPTPGVKYGGQTNKGTVNLPHVKPGSRTGTPSICSETSSFNSQSALLQNLPRNRKQNKMTGRRFFASFGCQGPCSGKKAVYVDKTLERGLSQPGSKHSAGNFALSSGTPSVKEKLKVIKKHSDDQDPIIEEPRKSIEVFGSSKMRKGDIAVNLERKLSMLTWDAIPKAAQNLPTTTIGSSTVCDDMASDASSDLFEIENISTCGYGHNMNSKTSDYIPGCMSPTTTQYAPSEASIEWSVITASAADYSSVISDYDAKRISINGHAKNTKTKNAVGKEDQKTPRPGGLLGCKSHKAVSVVETVYETSEKTKHHQRG from the coding sequence ATGGAAACCGATGATAATGCAACCAGTCGGGTAGCATCATTTTCGTGTTACCTCAGCAACCCTGAAGATCAGAGCTTTATACACAAACTAGGAGGTACTTATGATGAGCTTTATCCTAATAAGGCACCTACTATTAAGACATCCTCAAATAAAACTCAAGACAACCTTCCCAATCTTCATGTTGAGTCCTTCTCTACTTATCTCAAAGCTGAAGGAGACAACTTTGCGTTTAAGACCACAGGTGCCGCCCCAGTTCAAGATCCTACTATTGCATTTGTTTTTCCACAACAGGCTTTGGCTGGTTCTCAGAAACACCACGAAAGAACCAAGTCGAAAGATGGGGAACTTAGCATATTTGGAGCTGACAAGTATTTCAACATGAAACTGGAATATGGAGCCGCTGTCCCTACACCTGGGGTGAAGTACGGGGGGCAGACAAACAAAGGGACTGTGAATCTGCCCCATGTGAAACCCGGTTCTCGGACAGGAACTCCAAGCATTTGTTCAGAAACAAGCAGTTTTAATAGCCAAAGTGCACTGTTACAAAATCTTCCTAGAAATAGAAAGCAGAACAAGATGACAGGAAGGAGATTTTTTGCCAGCTTTGGTTGTCAAGGACCGTGTTCGGGCAAAAAAGCAGTCTATGTGGATAAAACCTTGGAACGTGGACTTTCCCAGCCAGGATCAAAGCATTCAGCAGGTAATTTTGCATTAAGTTCTGGCACGCCTTCtgtgaaagagaagttgaaagTAATAAAAAAACACTCGGATGATCAAGATCCAATCATCGAAGAGCCAAGAAAATCGATAGAAGTGTTTGGCTCTAGCAAAATGAGAAAAGGAGACATAGCAGTGAATCTAGAAAGGAAACTCTCCATGTTAACTTGGGACGCCATTCCTAAAGCAGCACAAAACCTCCCTACTACAACCATCGGAAGCAGCACAGTTTGCGATGACATGGCTAGTGATGCTAGCTCTGATTTATTCGAAATTGAGAATATATCCACTTGTGGATATGGACACAACATGAATTCAAAAACTAGTGATTACATCCCTGGCTGCATgtctccaacaacaactcagTATGCACCAAGTGAAGCCAGTATTGAGTGGAGTGTCATCACAGCTAGTGCTGCTGATTATTCATCAGTTATCTCGGATTATGATGCAAAGAGAATTAGCATTAATGGTCATGCTAAAAACACCAAAACCAAGAATGCAGTGGGCAAAGAAGATCAAAAAACCCCGCGTCCAGGTGGGCTTTTAGGTTGCAAGAGCCACAAAGCAGTAAGTGTGGTCGAAACTGTATACGAGACTAGTGAGAAGACAAAGCATCACCAACGCGGTTAA